The Sulfurimonas hydrogeniphila genome includes a window with the following:
- a CDS encoding OsmC family protein: MKVSVSHKEGMKFEAKTEKSSFIIDCPVISPVEYFLAGIITCSATDLILIPKNQGKTVTDLVVDGDVVRAEDHPRKFVKLHLTYSFNSDADDVTAARWVMASVETYCSTINTIRDTTEISYSITHNGKLIRENEKMISGGGAKIDMGEIESCPS; the protein is encoded by the coding sequence ATGAAAGTAAGCGTATCACACAAAGAAGGAATGAAATTTGAGGCAAAAACCGAGAAAAGCAGTTTTATTATAGACTGTCCGGTAATTTCACCTGTTGAGTATTTCTTGGCAGGTATCATTACATGCAGTGCAACTGACTTGATACTGATACCGAAAAATCAGGGAAAAACAGTCACCGATTTAGTGGTAGACGGTGATGTGGTTCGTGCGGAGGATCATCCTCGTAAATTTGTAAAATTGCATTTGACCTACAGTTTTAATTCGGATGCAGATGATGTAACAGCGGCAAGATGGGTAATGGCTTCGGTTGAAACGTATTGTTCTACTATCAACACTATTCGAGATACAACAGAGATTTCTTACTCCATCACACATAACGGCAAGCTGATTCGTGAAAATGAAAAAATGATCAGCGGCGGCGGAGCGAAAATAGATATGGGCGAAATCGAGTCTTGCCCAAGCTAG
- the argH gene encoding argininosuccinate lyase: protein MEKMWSGRFSASASNLLDQFNASIMYDRKLYREDIEGSLAHAQMLAKQGILTQDELRQIQEGLAQVKKEIESGEFEWNISDEDLHMGIEKRLTQIIGDTGKKLHTARSRNDQVAVDFRRYVLRKNLEIAKLVKLLMKEIVGVAEKHTETLLPGMTHLQHAQPINFAFHLGAYLAMFQRDIERFESSYERNNVSPLGCAALAGTPHNIDRQYSAELLGFERVSVNCLDTVSDRDFALEILFNISTMMMHISRLSEELVLWSSYEFGFIELSDEYSTGSSIMPQKKNPDVPELLRGKTGRVYGALVGLLTVMKGLPLAYNKDTQEDKEGVFDAVETAEISLEILKEAIKTMQVKSQNMHSACKVGHLSATDLADYLVEKCNIPFREAHFITGKAVAKSEELGIDLSEIALKYLQEIDERISEDVLDFLVLENSMNARKSQGGTATLRTQEQLDYFKKYLEEQ from the coding sequence ATGGAAAAAATGTGGTCAGGCCGTTTTTCGGCATCTGCTTCAAATCTTTTAGATCAATTTAATGCCTCGATAATGTATGATCGGAAGTTATACCGTGAAGATATAGAGGGCTCCCTTGCACATGCCCAGATGCTTGCAAAACAGGGTATATTAACGCAAGATGAACTAAGGCAGATTCAAGAAGGTTTGGCTCAGGTAAAAAAAGAGATTGAGTCAGGCGAATTTGAGTGGAATATTTCTGACGAAGATTTGCATATGGGCATAGAAAAACGCCTGACGCAAATTATAGGAGATACCGGGAAGAAGTTGCACACAGCAAGAAGCAGAAACGACCAGGTTGCTGTTGATTTTCGTCGTTATGTTCTGCGAAAAAATCTTGAAATTGCGAAACTTGTGAAACTTTTAATGAAAGAGATTGTGGGTGTCGCAGAAAAACATACAGAGACGCTTTTACCGGGTATGACACATTTGCAGCATGCACAGCCTATTAACTTTGCGTTTCATCTTGGAGCGTATTTGGCAATGTTTCAACGTGATATTGAGCGGTTTGAAAGTTCGTATGAACGAAACAATGTGTCACCGCTTGGATGTGCCGCTCTTGCGGGAACACCGCATAATATTGACAGACAATACAGCGCAGAACTTTTGGGTTTTGAACGTGTGAGTGTCAATTGTCTCGATACCGTGAGTGACAGAGACTTTGCTCTTGAAATTCTTTTTAATATATCGACGATGATGATGCATATTTCCCGTTTGAGTGAAGAGTTGGTTCTCTGGTCCTCTTATGAATTTGGATTTATAGAACTGAGTGATGAATATTCCACAGGAAGTTCAATAATGCCGCAAAAGAAAAATCCGGATGTTCCTGAACTGCTTCGCGGAAAAACAGGCCGTGTATATGGTGCACTGGTCGGACTTTTGACGGTTATGAAAGGTCTGCCTCTTGCCTACAACAAAGACACGCAAGAAGACAAAGAGGGTGTATTTGACGCAGTAGAGACGGCTGAAATCTCTTTGGAAATTTTAAAAGAAGCGATAAAAACAATGCAGGTAAAATCGCAAAATATGCATTCTGCCTGTAAGGTAGGGCATCTCTCGGCAACAGACTTGGCTGACTATTTGGTTGAAAAATGCAATATTCCGTTTCGTGAAGCCCATTTTATTACAGGAAAAGCAGTGGCCAAAAGTGAAGAACTTGGCATTGATTTAAGTGAAATTGCATTAAAATATTTGCAGGAAATTGATGAGAGAATTTCTGAAGATGTCCTTGATTTTCTTGTGCTGGAAAATTCTATGAATGCCAGAAAATCCCAAGGCGGTACGGCAACACTAAGAACACAGGAACAACTGGACTATTTTAAAAAATATTTGGAGGAGCAATAA